The following proteins are co-located in the Armatimonadota bacterium genome:
- a CDS encoding RpiB/LacA/LacB family sugar-phosphate isomerase, with translation MKLAFSSDHAGFEFRQALADWARSQGHQVDEYGAKSHSSFDYPVAADEAVASILAGSHDLGVFICGSGIGISIRANRYPGIRCALCCGVESARLARLHNNANAIALGARMMSAEDGIAILAEFLSTEPDPDERHARRVRQLDSPLSS, from the coding sequence ATGAAGCTAGCGTTTTCATCTGACCACGCTGGATTCGAGTTCCGACAAGCTCTGGCCGATTGGGCGCGATCTCAAGGGCACCAGGTTGACGAATATGGCGCAAAGAGCCATTCGAGCTTCGACTATCCGGTCGCGGCAGATGAGGCGGTCGCGTCTATCCTCGCTGGTAGTCACGATCTCGGCGTTTTCATCTGCGGGAGCGGGATTGGCATCAGCATCCGCGCGAACCGATATCCAGGAATTCGATGCGCGCTTTGTTGCGGCGTCGAAAGCGCTAGGCTCGCGCGATTGCACAACAACGCGAACGCGATTGCACTAGGTGCGCGCATGATGTCCGCTGAAGATGGGATCGCAATTCTTGCCGAATTTCTCAGCACCGAACCGGACCCCGATGAACGGCACGCTCGGCGGGTGCGCCAGTTAGACTCGCCGCTTTCCTCGTAG
- a CDS encoding PDZ domain-containing protein, whose amino-acid sequence MSPIWAGASVLLIIGGGVAGSLVRQSREKGENAINASVLVDSRSLLASTGNTPKDAESDMFYNLLDILKSKYVEEVKDERALAVGAVRGMVNGLSDPAAVFMNKEQFAAFLNREKGEFEGIGIELELRLSPEDLKKFKDARKKISDWNANGRPEKDGLPETMPELEAGSLIPDVLVTAVLPGSPAERAGIKPGDLIDGVNDKWVISRREIKQITNLVNDLREKKVSEDQYVKLREDYMKRIEHTISASRVMDVLTLGKEGTVKLSWRIGDSDKVITKTIEKQVTKVPSVIGDSVRFFDSGKAEIVNALKTKKRIDLRNSTHGNLMVLSSLLEQLVPAGTYGYIAVDRGSSRVPVKLDGKVTTAPKWTLIVDKTTRGAAEVFATMLKAKGYATLEGGPMAGDVTQYEVVKLADGSGYTLPTGVFTTEAK is encoded by the coding sequence ATGAGTCCAATTTGGGCAGGTGCTTCGGTACTGCTGATCATCGGCGGTGGAGTTGCAGGCAGCCTCGTCCGGCAGTCGCGAGAGAAAGGCGAGAACGCGATCAACGCTTCGGTTTTGGTCGACAGTCGGTCGCTGCTCGCGAGCACGGGCAACACACCCAAGGATGCCGAATCCGACATGTTCTACAACTTGCTCGACATCCTGAAGAGCAAGTATGTCGAAGAGGTCAAGGATGAACGCGCCCTAGCGGTCGGTGCAGTGCGAGGCATGGTCAATGGCCTTTCCGACCCCGCTGCGGTGTTCATGAATAAAGAGCAGTTTGCAGCCTTCTTGAACCGAGAAAAGGGCGAGTTCGAGGGGATTGGCATCGAACTAGAACTCCGACTCAGCCCCGAAGATCTCAAGAAGTTCAAAGACGCTCGCAAGAAGATTTCAGATTGGAACGCCAACGGACGCCCTGAAAAAGACGGATTGCCCGAAACGATGCCCGAGCTAGAAGCTGGGTCGCTGATTCCAGACGTATTGGTCACGGCGGTTCTCCCAGGCTCACCGGCGGAACGGGCTGGAATCAAACCGGGCGATTTGATCGACGGCGTCAATGATAAATGGGTCATCAGCCGCCGGGAAATCAAGCAGATCACAAATCTCGTGAATGATTTACGCGAGAAGAAGGTCAGCGAAGATCAATATGTGAAGCTGCGCGAAGACTACATGAAGCGCATTGAGCACACGATTTCGGCTTCCCGAGTGATGGATGTTCTGACCTTGGGCAAAGAAGGCACGGTCAAACTCTCTTGGCGCATCGGTGACTCGGACAAAGTCATCACAAAGACCATTGAGAAGCAAGTCACAAAGGTTCCTTCGGTTATCGGCGACTCTGTTCGGTTCTTCGATTCGGGTAAGGCTGAGATCGTCAACGCGCTCAAAACCAAGAAGAGAATCGACCTCCGCAACAGCACTCATGGAAACTTGATGGTGCTTTCCTCTTTGCTGGAGCAACTCGTTCCAGCTGGCACCTATGGCTACATTGCCGTTGACCGAGGCAGTTCGCGAGTTCCGGTCAAGCTGGATGGCAAGGTGACCACCGCGCCAAAGTGGACGCTCATCGTCGACAAGACCACACGCGGTGCAGCAGAGGTGTTTGCGACGATGCTGAAAGCCAAGGGTTACGCAACACTCGAAGGTGGGCCAATGGCAGGCGATGTGACTCAATATGAAGTCGTCAAGCTCGCAGACGGCTCTGGATACACACTCCCGACCGGTGTTTTCACCACGGAGGCTAAGTAA
- a CDS encoding S41 family peptidase, with translation MNGLVKFLIVGAATCASFALGFGWKDIKSGQPPKSPVQTAAKSEIAPTQLVMEEYRRILNLYGGEVDSNQLMYSGLSGMVSALGDPYTQFFEPYVAQQFEKITMGTESFGGIGARLAPDPLGVKVIQVFKGGPAERGGITGGDIIIGVNTETVSGMASDDIVGKIKGKIGTSVSLKILRGGKQTLNFQLKRGRIEPPSADGNILEGSNIGYLMVTGFTSKTPREFYESIDRLENQGIEGLIIDLRDNGGGLLESAQMMLARFYEFKTVVTMRERGGFEEVVKTPGGYLHPFNYPVVVLTNEQSASASEIFAGGLRDYKKATLVGTTTFGKASVQNVHQLGDRTQVKVTIAKYYLPSGEFIGRKEDEDGVRISGGIKPDVEVKMSLRPNVAIGDPKTDNQLQEAMKVIRLKNPSAK, from the coding sequence ATGAATGGATTGGTAAAGTTCCTCATCGTCGGCGCGGCGACATGTGCGAGTTTCGCTCTCGGGTTCGGTTGGAAAGATATCAAGTCTGGACAACCGCCAAAATCCCCGGTTCAAACCGCCGCTAAGTCCGAGATTGCACCAACACAACTGGTTATGGAGGAGTACCGCCGAATCCTCAATTTGTACGGCGGGGAAGTGGACTCAAATCAGCTCATGTACTCCGGACTGAGTGGCATGGTCTCGGCACTCGGTGATCCGTATACACAATTCTTTGAGCCATACGTAGCCCAACAGTTCGAGAAGATCACGATGGGAACGGAGTCCTTTGGCGGCATTGGAGCGCGACTCGCGCCCGATCCACTGGGGGTCAAAGTGATTCAAGTATTCAAAGGCGGTCCTGCCGAACGCGGTGGCATTACTGGCGGTGACATTATCATCGGCGTGAATACCGAAACGGTTTCTGGAATGGCCAGCGACGATATTGTCGGCAAGATCAAAGGCAAGATCGGAACTTCGGTTTCGCTCAAGATTCTACGAGGCGGCAAGCAAACCCTCAACTTCCAGCTTAAGCGCGGCCGAATCGAACCTCCGAGCGCCGACGGAAACATCTTGGAAGGATCCAATATCGGCTACTTGATGGTCACTGGGTTTACCAGCAAGACGCCACGAGAGTTTTACGAATCGATCGACCGGCTTGAAAACCAAGGCATCGAAGGGCTGATCATTGACCTTCGCGACAACGGTGGTGGATTGTTAGAGTCGGCACAAATGATGCTGGCCCGCTTCTATGAGTTCAAAACCGTGGTCACTATGCGTGAACGTGGTGGGTTCGAAGAAGTCGTCAAAACGCCGGGTGGATACTTGCATCCGTTCAATTATCCGGTGGTTGTGCTCACCAACGAGCAATCGGCAAGTGCTTCAGAAATCTTTGCGGGCGGACTTCGGGACTACAAGAAGGCAACTCTCGTCGGTACCACTACCTTCGGCAAGGCAAGCGTGCAGAACGTTCATCAGCTCGGTGATCGAACACAAGTCAAGGTGACGATTGCCAAGTATTACTTGCCGAGCGGAGAATTCATTGGCCGTAAGGAAGATGAAGACGGAGTCCGAATCAGCGGCGGAATCAAGCCCGACGTAGAGGTCAAAATGAGCCTCCGGCCGAATGTGGCCATCGGCGATCCGAAGACGGATAATCAGCTTCAAGAGGCGATGAAGGTCATTCGGCTCAAGAACCCAAGCGCAAAGTAA
- a CDS encoding 2-isopropylmalate synthase, translating into MSNRVLVFDTTLRDGEQSPGVHLSMDQKLEIGHALVDLGVDIIEAGFPISSPGDFESVKTLATELKGVTICGLTRAKEKDIDVAAEALAPAESRRIHTGLGVSENHLNFKLRMTREQAIEVGVAAVKRAKQYTDNIEYFMEDSGRADREYVYQVVEAIIGAGATTINVPDTTGFTFPTEYRDLFKGIIENVPNSDKAVFSCHCHNDLGMATANTLGGVLGGARQVEVTINGIGERAGNTSLEEVATALYIRNDFFNLETGIKLNQLVPISRLVSQLTGMVVQKNKAIVGANAYAHSSGIHQDGVLKERSTYEIIDPKLVGADRSEIILTARSGRHGLKYRLMELGFDMSGEQFEDIYSRFLAMADVKSVIGDDDLRELAAR; encoded by the coding sequence ATGTCAAACCGAGTTCTTGTTTTTGATACCACTCTCCGGGACGGAGAGCAAAGCCCCGGTGTGCACCTTTCCATGGATCAAAAGCTGGAGATTGGACACGCTCTGGTTGACCTCGGAGTGGACATCATCGAAGCCGGATTTCCGATCAGTTCGCCTGGCGATTTCGAGAGCGTCAAAACTTTGGCCACCGAACTCAAAGGTGTCACGATTTGTGGCCTCACTCGGGCGAAAGAAAAGGACATCGATGTTGCTGCTGAAGCGCTCGCACCAGCGGAGAGTCGACGAATTCACACAGGACTTGGAGTCAGCGAAAATCACCTCAATTTCAAGCTGCGAATGACCCGAGAGCAGGCCATCGAAGTCGGCGTCGCTGCGGTCAAACGTGCGAAGCAGTACACCGATAACATCGAGTACTTCATGGAGGACTCGGGCCGAGCAGACCGCGAGTACGTCTATCAAGTCGTCGAAGCGATCATCGGTGCTGGCGCGACCACCATCAACGTCCCCGACACAACGGGATTCACGTTCCCAACCGAATATCGTGACCTGTTCAAGGGCATCATCGAGAACGTGCCGAATAGCGACAAAGCCGTTTTTAGCTGCCACTGCCACAACGATCTCGGCATGGCAACCGCGAACACTCTCGGCGGCGTCCTGGGTGGTGCGCGGCAAGTTGAAGTGACGATAAACGGCATCGGAGAACGGGCCGGAAACACCTCGCTCGAAGAAGTAGCCACCGCTCTTTATATTCGCAATGATTTCTTTAATCTGGAGACTGGGATCAAGCTCAATCAGCTTGTCCCGATCTCACGTTTGGTGAGCCAACTCACCGGGATGGTCGTCCAGAAGAACAAAGCTATCGTGGGCGCGAACGCTTATGCGCATTCGAGCGGAATTCACCAAGACGGCGTGCTCAAAGAGCGCTCGACATATGAGATCATCGATCCGAAATTGGTCGGTGCAGATCGTTCTGAGATCATTCTCACCGCGCGAAGCGGTCGTCACGGTCTGAAGTACCGATTGATGGAACTCGGTTTCGATATGAGTGGAGAGCAGTTCGAAGATATCTACTCACGATTCCTCGCCATGGCAGACGTGAAGAGTGTCATCGGCGATGACGATTTGCGCGAACTCGCAGCTCGATAA
- a CDS encoding ABC transporter permease, whose amino-acid sequence MKRSKFLFWTGVSFLGLLIVFALVGPTMRHNYLDAAGRPFMPPGSEYWLGTDEQGRDIFARLAYGARMSLLVGISVQLISLTIGTLVGVLGVFAPKCIREPLLRLTDGMFAFPDILLAILIIGVWSTGLIPIIVALSLTSWPAVARIVKTQVASLKDREFVVASRALGAPIGYTVRRHILPHLAGILAAVAMVDLAGTILAESALSFLGIGITPPTPSWGSMINDSRAYLNSNPMMLVWPCLVLSLAIFSLNFVGDELRAALDPKDR is encoded by the coding sequence ATGAAGCGGTCCAAATTTCTATTCTGGACTGGAGTTTCTTTCCTTGGACTCCTCATTGTATTCGCACTGGTGGGGCCAACCATGCGCCACAACTATCTGGATGCCGCGGGCAGACCCTTCATGCCTCCGGGTTCAGAATATTGGTTGGGGACCGACGAGCAAGGGCGTGATATTTTCGCTCGGCTGGCATATGGCGCCCGGATGTCGCTTTTGGTCGGAATTTCCGTTCAATTGATCTCCTTGACGATCGGAACATTGGTAGGAGTACTAGGCGTGTTTGCTCCAAAGTGTATTCGAGAACCTCTGCTCCGTTTGACTGATGGGATGTTTGCGTTTCCCGATATTTTGCTTGCGATTCTGATCATTGGCGTTTGGTCGACCGGCTTGATTCCGATCATCGTGGCGCTATCGCTGACATCATGGCCAGCGGTAGCCCGAATCGTCAAAACCCAGGTTGCGAGTCTGAAAGACCGTGAGTTTGTGGTGGCTTCTCGTGCTCTTGGCGCCCCGATCGGATATACCGTTCGAAGGCATATCTTGCCTCACCTGGCGGGAATTCTGGCGGCAGTAGCGATGGTCGATTTGGCCGGGACGATCCTTGCGGAGAGCGCGCTCAGTTTTCTCGGCATTGGAATCACGCCGCCGACACCCAGTTGGGGGAGCATGATCAACGACTCACGGGCATATCTCAACTCAAATCCGATGATGTTGGTATGGCCTTGCTTGGTGCTTTCGCTAGCGATTTTCTCGCTCAACTTTGTGGGCGATGAGCTACGAGCGGCGCTTGATCCCAAGGATCGCTAA
- a CDS encoding ABC transporter permease, whose translation MPNLLRSILLRLGYAAISLFFISLVTFLADEIAPGDQATVLAGDKGSYETVLRLREELGLNRPWPVRYGEYIGGLARGDFGKSYFGTKEPIIDSLRQTIPMTATLATSAIVLASLIGLVFGTIGAIKKGNPVDSTILVVGTLGVTVPTFVLAPIFVKFFTEYLDLLPGVWKTDRVAPDVFYVIMPIVILAARPAAQLTRLTRASMIETLQQEFIKLARAKGVPASKLYLKHGLRNAILPVVTAIGTNFGYLLTGSYIMETTFLLPGIGSRAIEAIKKGDTPMIQATTLVAGAMFVGINLLVDIVSPLIDPRIRESQV comes from the coding sequence GTGCCAAACCTTCTCAGAAGCATTTTGCTCCGCCTCGGCTATGCCGCGATCAGCCTGTTTTTCATTTCGCTGGTCACATTTTTGGCGGACGAAATTGCACCGGGTGACCAAGCCACCGTTCTTGCCGGTGACAAAGGAAGCTACGAAACCGTTCTCAGGTTGCGCGAAGAGTTAGGACTCAATCGACCTTGGCCGGTCCGTTATGGCGAATACATCGGAGGTCTTGCGCGAGGGGACTTTGGCAAGAGTTACTTCGGTACAAAGGAGCCGATCATCGATTCGCTCCGCCAAACCATCCCAATGACCGCTACGTTGGCGACCAGCGCGATCGTTTTGGCATCGCTGATTGGGCTTGTTTTCGGCACCATCGGAGCCATCAAAAAAGGAAATCCGGTTGACAGCACGATTTTGGTGGTCGGGACTCTTGGCGTCACGGTACCGACCTTTGTTCTTGCGCCGATTTTTGTCAAATTTTTCACCGAGTACCTCGACCTTCTTCCCGGAGTTTGGAAGACCGATCGGGTGGCACCAGACGTTTTCTATGTGATCATGCCGATTGTGATTTTGGCGGCACGGCCCGCTGCTCAACTCACCCGGCTTACACGAGCCAGCATGATCGAAACCCTTCAGCAGGAGTTCATCAAACTCGCGCGGGCAAAGGGAGTTCCTGCCAGCAAGCTGTATTTGAAGCACGGGCTTCGCAACGCAATTTTGCCGGTGGTCACTGCGATTGGAACCAATTTTGGTTACTTGCTGACTGGGTCGTACATCATGGAGACCACTTTCCTGCTCCCTGGGATTGGTAGCCGAGCCATAGAAGCGATCAAGAAAGGCGATACGCCGATGATCCAAGCCACAACTCTGGTCGCGGGCGCAATGTTTGTTGGCATCAACTTGCTGGTCGATATCGTATCGCCGCTCATTGATCCACGGATCCGGGAGAGTCAAGTATGA
- the crtI gene encoding phytoene desaturase, with the protein MSKPIVIVGAGLGGLALAARLAHRGENVLVLEKTDQIGGRNRRVEFGGCSFDGGPTLLMMLDPFERLFADLGEKMSDHVEIALCDPSYRAYFRDGTRIDATANVARMIRQIEAIGADDDALRYPKFIGELAALYEASVPNFVRKNYDGIWKTLVNPKALALVLRHHMLGSLGGRISKLFTDERLRMLFSFQTMYLGLSPFNAPWVYATLTYMEYGSGVWYPKGGLPAISEAVARLAQSRGAEIRLNSAVASIQRDSVKLESGEVIEAKAVVSNADLPYAEASLMRKPSKPRRYSCSALVLYIKYRGETPLNHHSVFFGADFKQNLDDIFDRHQLPKDPAFYVCASCKTEPERAPAGYENLFILVPCSNLDAPFTEKEKEFLSQAAITRLTEEVGLNPDLIEEMRSYGPNEWQGELNLDKGAAFGLSHDLFQSAFFRPKNVKDGVYFVGASTVPGNGLPMVLISAELAEQRLASASLLG; encoded by the coding sequence ATGAGTAAGCCGATTGTGATTGTAGGTGCGGGTCTCGGTGGTCTCGCCTTGGCTGCAAGGCTGGCTCATCGCGGCGAAAACGTCCTGGTTCTAGAAAAGACCGACCAAATCGGTGGTCGCAATCGGCGGGTCGAGTTTGGCGGATGCAGCTTTGATGGCGGCCCAACTCTGCTCATGATGCTTGATCCTTTCGAGCGGTTGTTCGCAGACCTTGGCGAGAAGATGTCGGACCACGTCGAGATCGCCCTCTGCGATCCTTCATACCGTGCTTATTTTCGTGACGGAACCCGTATCGATGCAACCGCCAACGTTGCCCGAATGATCCGGCAGATTGAGGCTATCGGCGCCGATGATGACGCTCTGCGTTATCCCAAGTTTATCGGAGAGCTCGCCGCGCTCTATGAGGCGAGCGTGCCAAATTTTGTTCGGAAGAACTACGACGGGATTTGGAAAACGCTCGTCAACCCGAAGGCTCTGGCTCTGGTGCTGCGCCATCATATGCTCGGCAGTCTAGGAGGTCGGATATCAAAGCTCTTCACTGACGAGCGCTTGAGAATGCTCTTCAGTTTTCAGACGATGTATCTCGGGTTGTCCCCTTTCAATGCCCCGTGGGTCTATGCGACTCTGACTTACATGGAATACGGCTCTGGGGTTTGGTATCCAAAAGGAGGATTGCCCGCAATCAGCGAGGCTGTGGCGAGGCTCGCTCAATCGCGTGGTGCAGAGATACGCCTGAATTCCGCCGTCGCATCAATCCAAAGGGATTCGGTGAAGCTGGAATCAGGTGAAGTCATTGAAGCGAAAGCGGTTGTCAGTAACGCCGATTTGCCTTACGCCGAAGCCTCGCTGATGCGAAAACCCTCAAAGCCTCGGCGATATTCGTGTAGCGCGTTGGTGTTGTATATCAAGTACCGAGGAGAGACCCCGCTGAACCATCACAGCGTGTTCTTTGGGGCGGACTTCAAACAGAATCTCGACGACATTTTCGACCGGCACCAACTCCCCAAAGACCCGGCGTTTTACGTCTGCGCCAGTTGCAAAACCGAACCCGAGCGCGCTCCAGCGGGCTATGAGAATCTGTTCATTTTGGTGCCGTGTTCGAACCTGGATGCGCCATTCACCGAAAAAGAAAAGGAGTTTCTCTCGCAAGCGGCAATCACTCGGCTGACCGAAGAAGTCGGTCTGAATCCGGATCTGATCGAAGAGATGAGGTCGTACGGCCCAAACGAGTGGCAGGGCGAACTGAACCTCGACAAAGGCGCGGCATTTGGACTTTCCCATGATCTGTTTCAGAGCGCGTTTTTCCGGCCAAAGAACGTCAAAGATGGCGTGTACTTTGTCGGCGCTAGCACGGTGCCGGGCAATGGTCTGCCGATGGTATTAATCAGCGCGGAACTGGCCGAGCAGCGTCTGGCATCCGCGAGTTTGCTTGGGTAA
- a CDS encoding carotenoid biosynthesis protein: MLAEERVSGWTKSFIGLILFSLLGSVLSAFLKLDPGPIKPIASVATLLVGCIALFAPFATDRGFVVAFRAFLALVLLGAAVEICSLYTGYPFGKYIYTHAWVPVVELPREQLFPVLLPVAWAMVTAACYQLCCRFLSGAVAAVSAGFIAVLVDLPMEYTMTKVLGYWHWVEPNFPIGELAFGVPLLNSVGWFLTATAGSFMLGSMRYGEVIAQKNAKLVLGSFLLFVIGLAGIAALAGTR; encoded by the coding sequence ATGCTGGCTGAAGAACGAGTTTCCGGTTGGACAAAATCATTTATCGGGCTGATTTTGTTTAGCTTGCTCGGCTCGGTCTTATCCGCCTTTCTCAAACTAGATCCTGGCCCGATCAAGCCAATCGCCAGTGTTGCCACACTCTTGGTCGGGTGCATCGCGCTGTTCGCCCCGTTTGCAACTGATCGCGGGTTCGTAGTTGCGTTCAGAGCCTTCTTAGCCTTGGTTCTCCTTGGCGCGGCGGTAGAAATTTGCAGCCTCTACACCGGCTATCCATTTGGCAAATACATTTACACCCACGCCTGGGTACCCGTCGTTGAACTTCCTCGTGAGCAGTTGTTTCCGGTCTTGCTACCGGTTGCGTGGGCGATGGTCACCGCAGCGTGCTACCAACTTTGCTGCCGATTCCTGTCAGGGGCGGTCGCCGCAGTCTCGGCCGGATTCATCGCCGTCTTGGTCGATCTTCCGATGGAATACACGATGACCAAGGTCTTGGGCTACTGGCACTGGGTCGAACCGAATTTTCCAATCGGAGAGCTCGCATTCGGAGTACCGCTCCTCAATAGTGTCGGCTGGTTTTTGACCGCTACCGCCGGCAGTTTCATGCTTGGGTCAATGCGCTACGGTGAGGTGATCGCCCAAAAAAACGCGAAGCTCGTCCTCGGCAGTTTCTTGCTGTTCGTTATTGGGCTGGCGGGAATCGCGGCGCTGGCGGGAACTCGCTGA
- a CDS encoding lytic transglycosylase domain-containing protein: MIAAWELKDKPKPSTKPVTNPPRTGSNGRPAPLQGQLKPPSNGKVWNLPSSDALPFYRDFIQKQNKRLSFAEADRIARGVIGFSIKYGVDARLVMAMIMVESGFKPNSKSGAGAMGLGQLMPGTARELGVSNAYDSIENLSGMVRLVRSHIDRYSATTDSDYEALVLMLAAYNAGPGAVRKHGGIPPYRETQDYVRKVTSIYRQLCGE, translated from the coding sequence ATGATCGCCGCATGGGAGCTCAAGGACAAGCCCAAGCCGAGCACCAAGCCCGTTACCAACCCACCCAGAACTGGCAGCAACGGAAGGCCGGCACCTCTCCAAGGTCAGCTAAAGCCACCCTCGAATGGCAAGGTCTGGAACCTTCCGAGCAGCGACGCGTTGCCCTTCTACCGCGATTTCATCCAGAAGCAAAATAAGCGACTTTCGTTCGCTGAAGCTGACCGTATCGCCCGAGGCGTGATCGGCTTCAGCATTAAGTACGGTGTTGACGCTCGTCTCGTGATGGCCATGATCATGGTGGAAAGTGGGTTCAAACCGAATTCGAAATCTGGTGCCGGAGCGATGGGGCTTGGGCAATTGATGCCCGGCACAGCCCGTGAATTGGGAGTTTCAAACGCTTACGATTCCATCGAGAATCTTTCTGGGATGGTGCGGCTGGTTCGGTCGCATATCGACCGTTACAGCGCGACGACGGATAGTGATTACGAAGCTCTGGTTTTGATGCTCGCTGCCTACAACGCCGGCCCTGGCGCGGTCAGAAAGCACGGAGGCATTCCGCCGTACCGCGAGACTCAAGACTACGTCCGTAAGGTGACTTCTATCTATCGCCAGCTCTGTGGTGAGTGA
- a CDS encoding group 1 truncated hemoglobin — MLETQSESLFAKLGGSAAVDAAVDKFYRRVLADDRVNRFFEGVDMDKQATKQKAFLTMAFGGPNNYTGLDMKKGHEHLLKMGMDDTHFDAIVENLGATLKDMGVADELIAQVAATAETTREAVMGRI; from the coding sequence ATGTTAGAAACTCAATCTGAATCCCTCTTCGCCAAGTTGGGCGGGTCTGCCGCCGTCGATGCTGCTGTTGACAAGTTCTACCGACGCGTGCTCGCCGATGACCGAGTCAACCGATTCTTCGAAGGCGTCGACATGGACAAGCAAGCCACCAAGCAAAAGGCATTCTTGACCATGGCGTTTGGTGGTCCAAATAACTACACCGGCCTTGACATGAAAAAGGGCCATGAGCACCTGCTCAAAATGGGCATGGATGACACTCACTTTGACGCGATTGTCGAGAATCTCGGCGCGACGCTTAAAGATATGGGCGTTGCGGACGAACTGATCGCACAGGTCGCAGCCACGGCAGAAACAACTCGTGAAGCCGTGATGGGGCGAATCTAA
- a CDS encoding 2Fe-2S iron-sulfur cluster binding domain-containing protein: MLLLAGETLDVLPGETVLDCLVRHQVEVKSGCKAGACQSCLVRTNNVPPAKSQKGLRQDLIDRGYFMSCQCSADELAEIELADTEVFPSYEANLIQVDQLAPNIFRYWLSPESPIPFRLGQFVKLKYHAVERCYSIAEERDGMLGFHVRLIEDGAMSLLLRHAKQGGSFTITGPLGNCSYQAKSKEQPLLLVGSSTGLAPLYGILKDALCAGHSGPIALYHGAADATGIYLQSELLQLADNHPNFSYVPCTDVEQDEFRTGSPVTISLSDLPDLTGYQVYICGNPAMSRAMQKKAFLAGANLADLFMDPFEAQ, translated from the coding sequence ATGCTCCTGCTTGCTGGCGAAACCTTGGATGTTCTGCCAGGGGAGACCGTTCTTGACTGCTTGGTGCGGCACCAGGTGGAGGTTAAGAGTGGATGCAAAGCTGGAGCATGCCAAAGCTGCCTCGTTCGAACGAACAACGTCCCACCCGCAAAATCGCAGAAGGGCCTACGCCAAGATCTGATCGACCGCGGCTACTTCATGTCTTGCCAATGTTCCGCGGACGAACTCGCCGAAATCGAACTCGCAGATACCGAAGTCTTTCCGTCGTACGAAGCAAATTTGATCCAGGTGGATCAATTAGCGCCGAACATCTTTCGCTACTGGCTCTCGCCAGAATCACCGATTCCGTTTCGGCTCGGTCAATTTGTGAAGCTCAAATATCACGCCGTTGAGAGGTGCTATTCGATCGCTGAGGAGCGGGACGGCATGCTCGGATTTCATGTGCGATTGATCGAGGACGGAGCCATGAGTTTGCTTCTTCGGCACGCCAAGCAGGGTGGTAGCTTTACGATCACTGGCCCGCTTGGGAATTGCAGCTATCAGGCCAAATCTAAAGAACAGCCGCTGCTGTTGGTTGGATCGAGCACCGGGCTCGCCCCGCTTTATGGCATTCTTAAAGATGCCCTATGCGCGGGCCATTCTGGACCAATTGCGCTGTATCACGGGGCGGCGGATGCCACCGGAATCTATCTTCAATCCGAACTTCTGCAACTCGCGGATAATCATCCGAATTTCAGCTATGTGCCCTGCACCGATGTTGAACAAGACGAATTCCGAACCGGGAGCCCGGTCACTATTTCATTATCCGATCTGCCGGATTTGACCGGATATCAGGTTTACATCTGCGGGAATCCTGCGATGTCCCGAGCGATGCAAAAGAAGGCGTTCCTCGCGGGAGCAAATCTCGCCGATCTCTTTATGGATCCGTTTGAAGCTCAGTAA
- a CDS encoding FKBP-type peptidyl-prolyl cis-trans isomerase, producing MMQIEDTVVGDGPEAKEGDQLELHYTGMFTDGEKFDSSLDRNQTFMVTLGVTSLIQGFTMGLYGIKKGGKRTLHIPSEMGYGERGAGHVIPPHTDLVFEIECVDLIPC from the coding sequence ATGATGCAGATTGAAGATACAGTCGTCGGCGATGGACCGGAAGCAAAGGAAGGGGATCAGCTCGAACTCCATTACACGGGCATGTTCACTGATGGAGAGAAGTTCGATTCCAGCCTAGACCGCAACCAAACCTTTATGGTGACCTTGGGCGTCACGAGCCTGATTCAAGGTTTCACGATGGGACTCTACGGCATCAAGAAAGGCGGCAAGCGAACTCTGCACATCCCAAGCGAGATGGGTTATGGCGAGCGCGGTGCAGGCCATGTGATTCCCCCACACACAGATTTGGTCTTCGAAATCGAGTGTGTCGACCTCATTCCTTGCTAA